The window ttttacccccaagtcataagattcctgaacaggtaatcaaatggctacccggactattttcattgtgtgcccccgccccccaacccctcttttacactgctgctgctactctctctttatcatatatgcatattcactttaaccatatctacatgtacatactacctcaaatcagcccgactaactggtgcctgtatgtagccccgctactgttatagcctcgctactgtatatagacttgctactgttatttttcactgtcgttttatttctttacttaccgattgttcacctaataccttttttgcactgttggttagagcctgtaaggaagcatttcactgtaaagtctacacccattgtattcggcgcacgtgacaaataaactttgatgtgAAATACAATCTTGTTGGTCTTAGTTGTGATCAATGTGCAGTGTCCAAATTCTTATACAAATTATTTTCCATCCCCCCCAATCATTTGCTCAAACAAAAATCATCCCCCGGCTGAAACTAGTTGCTTACCCCTGCTCTACAGTATGAATAAACATGTACAATTTCTTTATTATGTCTGAAGAAAATGTAGAAGATACAAAGAATGTACAGAGAGGGAAATTACTAAGTTAAACTGTGGAGACTTTGGATTCAAGCAAAGAACAGATTTGATTGAGTCATTGAAAAGGGAAGCAGTTCTGAGTCACAGGGTATAGGGAGATTTTGGACAACCACATTTAACTCACATTGGCTTTCTCCACAGATTCACCACGCTTCATCCCTTTCTTCTGAGTTGCCTGGAagtccttctcctgctcctcctgaTGGTGCATCCCACATAATTGAACACTACCTCAGAGGCTACACCAAACGGTTCTGTATAGTTTGTTCTTGTGCTAATCCTATCATGTCTTAAATTTGTGCTTTGACATTTAAAAACATAATTTAGGTGGGGTTCATGTTGCACAGACTGACCTACTGCCTCCCACATATCAGAACTGATTTTAACTGATTCTCCTCAGATTGCAGGCCAGTCCTGCTGTAAGCCAGCAGAAAACTCACCCATTGTTGTTTCTCATCTTCTCTGCTCTCAGCTTCCTGCTGCTGCTGGTACTTCCTGTTAAACAAATGGTTGTTAAAAGGGGGAAGTAGACAATGCAAACCTGTCTGTCAATAAGGTCAGCTAGATTACCAACAGCTAAGTGAACTAACCACAGTTTTACTCACTTCTGCTGGTCGATCATAGAGGCCCTTTccttgtctctcttctctctgagaGTTGCCTCCTTGGCCTCTCGATCCTTCCTGTCTTTCTCCAGCTTCTGGCGCTCCTCGTCTGCCTTGCAGCGCTCCTCCTGTCGCCGCTTCTCCTCATCTTTCTGAGACAGACACACGGGCCATGAGCACAAGGTTAGGGTAATGTAAAATGTGTCATAACAGCCGCATGACACCAGAACACGCTGAGCTATGATCAAGCAAATCTAACAAGTCTGTAGAGGATCAGGGAGCCCCTGTAGTGGGAGAAAGGTGTTGAAGCTGGCTTACCTCTGTCTGCGCCCAGAAGTTGTCTTTATTGGTGCGTTTGATTTCAGACATAGCGTTGGTCTTCTGATACACAGAGCCCTGTCATAACAAAATGTGTTAGATAATAACAAAAATCTCCTATGCTCCAAACAAATTGTCACTCCTGGACACCAACCCCTACCCAGATCCAATACTGACGCAGCATGTTGGTTGATTATGGGGAGTTAACAGGCTTTAAACAGCCTGCCTTGTCTCTCTGGCTCCAGCCCTGGCCAGCAATCATGAGCCTCAACTAAGCCACTGGATTCTACTGCAGACGAGTCATTGTAAACAACCAGCTGCACCATCACAACAACCAACACATTGGAAACTAACTCACACTGAAAAacttgtgacaaataaaatttgatttgtcacatgcgctgactgcaacagtgaaatgcatactaacaagccattaaccaacaatgcagttaagaaaataaaaaaaacgaataaaaagataagaataacaaataaaggaacagcagtaaataacaatagtggggctatatacagggggtaccggtacagagtcaatgtgcgggggcaccggtgttgctgtaatttaggtaatatgtacatgtaggtagagttattaaagcgactatgcatagataataagagAGTAGTAGCATCGTAgaaggggggtagaagctgtttagaagcctcttggatatAGACTTGGAGTTCAGGtacagcttgccatgcggtaggaGAGAACAGTACGactcgggtggctggagtctgaatttctagagccttcctctgacaccgcctggtatagaggtcctggatggcaggaagcttggcctcggtGATATACTgagccgtatgcactaccctccgtagtgccttgcggtcggaggccgagcagttgccataccaggcagtgatgcaacccgttaggatgctcttgatggtgcagctgtaaaaacgtttgaggatctgaggacccgtgccaaatcttttcagtctcctgaaggggaataggttttgtcgtgccctcttcacgactgtcttggtgtgcttggatcatgttcctttgtgtccacatcaccaacaaactaacttgaagctctcaacctgctccactgcaaccccgtcaatgagaatgggggcgtgctcggtcctcctattcctgttgtccacaatcgtctcctttgtcttgatcacattgagggagaggttgttgtcattgcaccacatggtcaggtctctgaccacctccctataggcagTCTTATCATTGTCGgtgttcaggcctaccactgttgtgtcatcagcaaacttaataatggtgttggagtcgggcctggctgtgcagtcatgagtgaatagggagtacaggagggggctgagcacgcacccctgaggggcccccatgttgaggatcagcgtggtggatgtgttgtaacctacccttaccacctgggggcggcccgtcagaaagtcaaggaaccagttgcagagggaggtgtttagtcccagggtcctaagcttagtgatgagctttgagggcactatggtgttgaacgccgagttgtagtcagtgaatagcattctcaaacacagttgaagacggaagtttacatacaccttagccaaatacatttaaactcagtttttcaccattcTTGACGTTTAATCCAagtgaaaattccctgtcttaggtcagttaggatcaccactttattttaagaatgtgaaatgtcagaataatagtagagagaattacttaaaagcttaaattctttcatcacattcccagtaggtcagaagtttacatacactcaattagtatttggtagcattgcctttaaaatgtttaacttgggtcaagcgtttcgggtagccttccacaagcttcccacaatatgttggcctccttgctcacacacactttttcagttctgcccacaaatattctatagcattgaggtcagggctttctgatggccactccaataccttgactttgttgtccttaagccattttgccacaactttggaagtatgcttggggtaattgtccatttggaagacccatttacgaccaaactttaacttcctgactgatgtcttgagatgttgcttcaatatatccatataactTTCCTTCCTTATAaagccatccattttgtgaagtgcaccagtccctcctgcagcaaagcatccccacaacatgataatgccgcccccgtgtttcacggttgggatggtgttcttcgacttgcaagcctccccctttttcctccaaacataacgatggtcattatggccaaacagttctatttttgtttcatcagaccagaggacttttctccaaaaagtatgatatttgtccccaagtgcagttgcaaaccgtaggctgttttttttatggcggttttggaacagtggcttcttccttgctcagcggcctttcaggttatgtcgatataggactcgttttactgtggatatagatacgtttttacctgttccctccagcatctacacaagggcctttgctgttgttctgggattgatttgcactttttgcaccaaagtacattaatctctaggagacaacgtgtcttcttcctgagcggtatgacggctgtgtggtcccatggtgtttatacttgcgtactattgtttgtaaagatgaacgtggtaccttcagacagttggaaattgctcccaaggatgaaccagacttgtggaggtccacaatttttttctgaggttttggctgatttcctttgattttcccatgatgtcaagcaaaaaggcactgagtttgaaggtaggccttgaaatacatccacaggtacacctccaattgactcaaatgatgtcaattagactatcagaagcttctaaagccatgacatcattttctggaattttccaagccgtttaaaggcacattcaacttagtgtatgtaaacttctgacccactggaattgtgatacggtgaattatatgtgaaataatctgtctgtaaacaattgttggaaaaatgacttgtgtcttgcacaaagtagatgtcctaaccaacttgccaaaactatagtttgttaacaagaaatttgtggagtggttgaaaaatgacaacctaagtgtatgtaaacttccgacttcaactgtaggtgttccttttgtccaggtgtgaaagggcagtgtggagtgcaatggagattgcatcatctgtggatctcttggtgcagtatgcaaattggagtgggtctaggttttctgtcatttaggcaggttaccttagtgttcttggacacagggactatggtggtctgcttgaaacatgttggtattacagactcagacagggaaaggttgaaaatgtcagtgaagacacttgccagttggtcagcgcatgctcggagtacatgtcctggtaatccgtctggccctgcggccttgtgcatgttgacctgtttaaaggtcttactcacgttgcctgcggagagcgtgatcacattcgtacggaacagctgatgctctcatgcatgtttcagtgttacttgcctcgaagagagcatagaaattatttagcttgtctgttaggctcgtgtcactgggcagctctcggctgtgcttccctttgtagtctgtaatagtttgcaagccctgccacactcggcgagcgtcagagccggtgtagtacgattcaatcttagctctgtattgacgctttgtctgtttgatggttcgtcggagggcatagcaggatttcttataagcttccgggttagagtcccgctccttgaaagcatcaCTTCTAGGCTTTCGCTCAGtgggaatgttgcctgtaatccatggcttctggctggggtatgtacgtacagtcacttttGGGACGACgtccttgatgcacttattgataaagccagtgactgatttggtgtactcaatgccatcagaagaatcccagaacatattccagtctgtgctagcaaaacagtcctgtagtttagcatctgcttcatctgaccactttttctatcgaccgagtcactggtgcttcctgcttaaattgttgcttgtaagcaggaatcaggaggatagaactatggtcagatttgccaaatagagggtgagggagagcttgtacacgtctctgtgtgtggagtaaaggtggtctagaatttgtTTCCCTCtgggttgcacatttaacatgctgatagaaatgaggtaaaactgatttaagtttccctgcattgaaGTCCCCGgtcactaggagcaccgcctctggatgagcattttcctgtttgcttatggcggtatacagctcattgagtgcagttttagtgccagcatcggtctgtgatgGTATGTAGACacctacaaaaaatacagatgaaaactctaggtagatagtgtggtctacagcttatcatgagatactctacctcaggcgagcaaaacctagacttccttagatatcgtgcaccagctgttgtttacatatacaCATAGGCCCCCGCCACGTGTCATACCAGAGGCTGTTCATCTGCAGTCTTGTGCAGTAAATCTAATCAAAATGTCCGCAGAGAAGTTATTACCGAAACAAATTAGCTATATAAAGGCATTTTATCAGACCACAACACATCTTGCCTCACTGTACAACATAATGTATGCACAGATCCTGATAAAATGATGAAACAAACTCATAATGCACAACTAAAATGTTTTAATCTCTAAAAAGGATAAGACGCTGTATTTGGTACATACCACAGGCCCCTGGGGACCAGCGTCTTGGAACTTGTTGGACTCTTTGTGGAAGCTATAGTTGGCCCCCGAGGCCTTGCCCACCTTTTGCATAATAGCCTCAGGTTCCACATCCTCCTCTGCACGGGCATTTATTGTGACATGTGCGCCCTGGAATTACAGCAGACATTTTAGCTACAAATAACACGTATCACAAATTCCAGATAAGGCCATGAAAGGGCTGTCCGTAGGAGGGTTATTTGATATCTGACAACCACCACCCATAGGATTTGTTGACATGCAGTTAGCAAGGTGACTTTCATGATAACTGATAATTCAAGAGCCGATTTAGAAACCACAACTTCACCCAAAGCAGCCTCCAACTGCTGCTTAACTCAAACTAGGGCTGTCAAACGATTAAAATAATTTAGTTAATGGCATTAATCGCGATTAATTAAAATGTTTGGATTTGCTCAAATTCGGTCCTAACGATCTGGGCCTTTTTCCATTTAAAAAACAGTGCATTAAGTTACAGGCATACTACGCTTTGATTGTCAGAGAAGGAAACACTAAATTATCTACATCAGAATGTTTTAATAGCTTAACTGCGTCAAAAAATGTTGCGCCAATAAACATGTCACGCATTAACTTTGACCTCCCCATCTTAAACACCAACATGCTACTACTGGCACTTACAGGGGTGTCTATTCCTTTCCTGCAATAACAGGAAATGAAATGTATAGCTAAGGCCAGTGTTACAAGTGTACACACAAAAAGTTGCATCCAATCGATTTTTTTCCTTAACTAAACACAAGTTGTCTGTGTGGAGAAAATGTCTATACCATGCCAAATGAAATACCTTGAGAAAATTTGCCATGGAACTGACATGATTGGCACATAGTCCTTTCCTGGCATCTTTCACACCTTCTCCAGTCTGAAAATCAAATACTCATGAGCATCATTCAACTTAAATTACAAAATACAGAGGAGTGCCACCTTCAGAAGAAAAGGGAGCGTAGCACAGCACTCACCCAGTTGATGAGGACGTATTTGCACAGGCCAGAGTTTGGGTCCTGGACACGACAGAACGCGTACATAATTTTCCCGCTGCTAAGTTCCTCCACCAGTTCCTCCAGTCCACCATCTGAAACAGTATTGTAATGTTGGCACATTGTAGAATGTATGTTCTATGCAAAGTAATGTACATTACTGTGTAAAGCTTACATTTTGTATACAATATGGCTACATGGCAAACAATACTGCCGTAGGCACTTTCAACATGTTCCGTTTTTGACAGGGTATGTGCTGGAAGATTCTTCCTGCATTATACATGATTTGTTTGCTACCTATCTTTTCACATATGAAAATTGTTCTTATTTTATTGAAACAATAAAAGACGCACCTACTGCAAAATACTTACTACCTTTGCTTTCATCTTTTAAATTGCCTTACTGTGCTTAGAGACCAATTTAGTGGCACACCATAAGTTAAGGTGATGATGATCTCAGACAACATTGCAGACTCGATTCCAAacggaaaacatttaaatgttggAGACTTTCTAAGTTCCTGTGTACCACACTCACCTCCCTTCTCTGCCAATCGGATATCATTAGTGTTCCCCTCATAGGTGTACAATGCCCTGCAGAGAAGAATGCCTGGTTACAGGATCACACTAGCATTGCAAATAGTAGATTGTTGTTTACACTGCTTATTAGGCTACCATACTGTCAACATCATTGTTCACATCCATGTAACACTTAGTAACACTTGCTTAAAAAGTTATTGCAGAATAGCATCCTGGTTAGGTGATGTGCCCTGATCAAACAAAAACATGACACTGGGTTGAACTGCATAACTTTGGAACAGACCATTAACGTGAGCAACTGAGATCCTATAATAGTGTACTATGTAATTATATGGTTAAAAAAACACTTCTGAGAGTCTGGTCCCCATTCAGCAACAGGAAGTGTGCTAAGACTGAAACCCTCTGGGTTTGATAAACCTCTTGAGAGGTAAACCAGGTTAATTCATTAATTCAGGTCATCTTGATCTTTAAACACTTCTTTAGCTAAAATTTGCTGCCTAACGTTAACGTTAGGTGCATGCAATATTTAGGCATTGCAATGACCTAAGAAAtcaacaaaataaaaaacaaacagcTAACGTAGCTACTAATGTTATCTAGCATCATCCTTacttagctaactagcaagctaaAACGCTAAGGAAATTAGCAGACAACATGACATGGTCATCCGATTTGTATAATTGGCTACTGTACAAACATGTCAATAATTTTTAAACTGTTTCGTTGATACAAAATTCGTTCTCATTGCACAACAAGCAAGCCAGCTAACTAACATGATAGGCAAGGGAAATTAAATGCTGTTAACTAAGGAactaacgtagctagctaactaaaaatAGCGGATGCACCATTTTATGGCGATGCAATTAGatagctagataacgttagcgAGCTTTCCTGCGATGCTACGGTCCTTACCAATTGGTGTTGCATTTCTCATCTACCACCTCTTTGTAGGCATTTGTCAGGGCAATGCCGTTTTTGCTTAGGTTCACTGCCATCGTTCAGTCACTGAAACAGTTGTGTATAGCCGTGATAAGCCCGTCCTACTCGCAGAGGAGAGGCGGTAAAACCGAATCGAATTGACTTCTGATTGAGATCTCAGCACACAGGAAGCTCGCCTTCCAGCAGCACAAACGATGACGTCACTCGTACGGTAATGAAGCAAGCTTCCAAATAAAAGCCCACATTTCAAAACATTGCAATGTAGATAACTCATTTaaatatattaaaataaaaaatatggttttaaaaaacatttttctaCCCCCAGTAATGAATTAATGCAATGTTAACACTGATATGTTGAGAATATTTGGCTGTAGAGAGAAAACTAGTCTTCCTGTTTCAGCTAAAGTGAGCTCAgaaatactcagtagggtctctacTAACCAAATATGTGTGGTTTTGGAGGCAGACTGTGTCCTACAAACGCAGCAGCACTTCGTTCTCTCCCCACTCTATAGCGCCCAATGCAATATTCTGTAATAGACTGTACATTAGATACATATTGGCTTGTAGAGAAAAAACTGTTCTACCTGTCTCAGCTAAAGTGGGGTGggaaatactcagtagggtctctacTTAACAAATATGTGTAGTTTTGGAGGGGGACTGTGTTATAGACATAATCATTTAGTCCTATACATTATAGTCATTCCAAAACAATACATTAATGTACTGTTGTGTTTAATATCAGTTGTAAAgacaaaacacaatttttttttttgcttaccCTGTTTTCTTCCAGTGTGAAATTAAATGTACACAAAAACAGACACAATGTAAACAATGATGGACTGGCATACCTTTCAACAACCTAGATTAACCTAATGGTGATGGTAATGGGTGCACGTTTACACATTTAAATCAGCCTaacgtgtaaaaaaaaaaatgcatcagGTCAATCGCTTGGCCTGACAAATAAAGTCATTTTTAGGCAGTATTCTAGTAAAATCATGTTGCTAGTGGTTTATATAGTGCATTtggaattcagaccccttgactttttctacattttgttacgttacagccttattctaaaatgtattaaattgtcccCCCGTCATCAAACTtaacacaatactccataatgacaaagcaaaaactggtttagaAATTTTAGTaaatttatacaaaataaaaactgaaatataacgtttacataagtattcagatcctttacttagtactttgttgaatcactgaaaacaattacagcctcgagtcttcttgggtatgacactacaagcttggcacacctgtatttggggagtttctcccattcttctctgcagatcctctcaagctctgtcaggttggatggggagcgttgctgcacagctatttcaggtctctccagagatgttcgatcgggttcaagtctcggctctgactgggccactcaaggacattcagagactggtcccaaagccactcctgccttgtcttggccgtgtgcttagggtcgttgaccTGTAAgaaggtgaaccttagccccagtctgaggtcttgtgcgctctggagcaggttttcatcaaggatctctctgtacttttctctgttcatctttcccacaatcctgactagtctgccagtccctgccgctgaaaaacatccccacagcatgatgctgccaccaccatgcttcaccgtagggatggtgccagacttcctccagatgtaattattttgcctgaatgccaagcgtcacatcttggtttcatcagaccagagacaatctgaaactttttgtccaaaaattatgcagaaaagctaatccatgcttgtatcacttctagattagactactgcaatgctgtactctctggctacccggataaagcactaaataaacttcagttagtgctaaacatagctgttaaggttagggcttatttcaaggttttactgataaactacaaagcattacatgggcatgCCCCTACCTATCGCTCCGATTTGGTACTGCCGtgcatacctacatgtacgctacggtaacaagacacaggcctccttattgtcctttgaatttctaagcaaacagctggagtcagggctttctcctatagagctcaatttttatggaatggtctgcctatccatttGAGAAACGCAGACTGaatctcaacttttaagtctttattgaagactcatctcttcagaaGGTGAACAGCAAGGCGCTGGAACAACAACCCGCCCtggctgtctctgcctggccagctcctctccactgtgaatctctgcctctgacccaataatgggggctgagtcactggcttactagtgctcttccatgccatccgtAAGAGGGGTTCATCAATTcagtgggttgagtcacagacgtgatcttcctgtctggttttGCGTTCCCTCGGGCTTGTGCTgtggaggagatcttcgtgggctatactcagccttgtctcagggtagtaagttggtggtctgttgatattgctctagtggtgtgggggctgtgctttggcaaagtgggtggtttacatcctgcctggttggccctgtccaggggtatcgtcAGACGGGGCCACAATGTTCCCCGACCccccgtctcagcctccagtatctatgttgcaatagtctatgtgctggagtcagtctgttatatatggtgccctgtgtgaatttaagtatgctccctctaattctctctctctctctctctctctctctctcccctccccttccagaGGATCTGAACCCTAGGACAATGCCTGAGGGCTACCAGGTCTGATGAATCCTGgctgtcctcagtccacctggtagtgctgctgctccattttcaactgttctgcctgcggctatggaaccctgatc is drawn from Salvelinus fontinalis isolate EN_2023a chromosome 4, ASM2944872v1, whole genome shotgun sequence and contains these coding sequences:
- the dbnlb gene encoding drebrin-like b isoform X1 is translated as MAVNLSKNGIALTNAYKEVVDEKCNTNWALYTYEGNTNDIRLAEKGDGGLEELVEELSSGKIMYAFCRVQDPNSGLCKYVLINWTGEGVKDARKGLCANHVSSMANFLKGAHVTINARAEEDVEPEAIMQKVGKASGANYSFHKESNKFQDAGPQGPVGSVYQKTNAMSEIKRTNKDNFWAQTEKDEEKRRQEERCKADEERQKLEKDRKDREAKEATLREKRDKERASMIDQQKKYQQQQEAESREDEKQQWEEQEKDFQATQKKGMKRGESVEKANEAASLISQRSMNPREMFKQREKGMDTPADAAHAPASPQPGRLQSPFLSKQTCEPEASRSPLRQASPLSAGSASPVPTAEPSVDELVVDESSQSECLDEQDATPIQDAVPEEQWQDEVKAPAPPTQHNHPTEPAQNDLYEEPPQVEENTFEVPAGEKTDQGVCARALYDYQAADDTEISFDPDDIITGIEMIDEGWWRGYSPDGHFGMFPANYVEVI
- the dbnlb gene encoding drebrin-like b isoform X5, coding for MAVNLSKNGIALTNAYKEVVDEKCNTNWALYTYEGNTNDIRLAEKGDGGLEELVEELSSGKIMYAFCRVQDPNSGLCKYVLINWTGEGVKDARKGLCANHVSSMANFLKGAHVTINARAEEDVEPEAIMQKVGKASGANYSFHKESNKFQDAGPQGPVGSVYQKTNAMSEIKRTNKDNFWAQTEKDEEKRRQEERCKADEERQKLEKDRKDREAKEATLREKRDKERASMIDQQKKYQQQQEAESREDEKQQWEEQEKDFQATQKKGMKRGESVEKANEAASLISQRSMNPREMFKQREKGMDTPADAAHAPASPQPVKAPAPPTQHNHPTEPAQNDLYEEPPQVEENTFEVPAGEKTDQGVCARALYDYQAADDTEISFDPDDIITGIEMIDEGWWRGYSPDGHFGMFPANYVEVI
- the dbnlb gene encoding drebrin-like b isoform X4; translated protein: MAVNLSKNGIALTNAYKEVVDEKCNTNWALYTYEGNTNDIRLAEKGDGGLEELVEELSSGKIMYAFCRVQDPNSGLCKYVLINWTGEGVKDARKGLCANHVSSMANFLKGAHVTINARAEEDVEPEAIMQKVGKASGANYSFHKESNKFQDAGPQGPVGSVYQKTNAMSEIKRTNKDNFWAQTEKDEEKRRQEERCKADEERQKLEKDRKDREAKEATLREKRDKERASMIDQQKKYQQQQEAESREDEKQQWEEQEKDFQATQKKGMKRGESVEKANEAASLISQRSMNPREMFKQREKGMDTPADAAHAPASPQPEPSVDELVVDESSQSECLDEQDATPIQDAVPEEQWQDEVKAPAPPTQHNHPTEPAQNDLYEEPPQVEENTFEVPAGEKTDQGVCARALYDYQAADDTEISFDPDDIITGIEMIDEGWWRGYSPDGHFGMFPANYVEVI
- the dbnlb gene encoding drebrin-like b isoform X3, with the protein product MAVNLSKNGIALTNAYKEVVDEKCNTNWALYTYEGNTNDIRLAEKGDGGLEELVEELSSGKIMYAFCRVQDPNSGLCKYVLINWTGEGVKDARKGLCANHVSSMANFLKGAHVTINARAEEDVEPEAIMQKVGKASGANYSFHKESNKFQDAGPQGPVGSVYQKTNAMSEIKRTNKDNFWAQTEKDEEKRRQEERCKADEERQKLEKDRKDREAKEATLREKRDKERASMIDQQKKYQQQQEAESREDEKQQWEEQEKDFQATQKKGMKRGESVEKANEAASLISQRSMNPREMFKQREKGMDTPADAAHAPASPQPGRLQSPFLSKQTCEPEASRSPLRQASPLSAGSASPVPTAVKAPAPPTQHNHPTEPAQNDLYEEPPQVEENTFEVPAGEKTDQGVCARALYDYQAADDTEISFDPDDIITGIEMIDEGWWRGYSPDGHFGMFPANYVEVI
- the dbnlb gene encoding drebrin-like b isoform X2, yielding MAVNLSKNGIALTNAYKEVVDEKCNTNWALYTYEGNTNDIRLAEKGDGGLEELVEELSSGKIMYAFCRVQDPNSGLCKYVLINWTGEGVKDARKGLCANHVSSMANFLKGAHVTINARAEEDVEPEAIMQKVGKASGANYSFHKESNKFQDAGPQGPVGSVYQKTNAMSEIKRTNKDNFWAQTEKDEEKRRQEERCKADEERQKLEKDRKDREAKEATLREKRDKERASMIDQQKKYQQQQEAESREDEKQQWEAASLISQRSMNPREMFKQREKGMDTPADAAHAPASPQPGRLQSPFLSKQTCEPEASRSPLRQASPLSAGSASPVPTAEPSVDELVVDESSQSECLDEQDATPIQDAVPEEQWQDEVKAPAPPTQHNHPTEPAQNDLYEEPPQVEENTFEVPAGEKTDQGVCARALYDYQAADDTEISFDPDDIITGIEMIDEGWWRGYSPDGHFGMFPANYVEVI